The following proteins are co-located in the Rattus norvegicus strain BN/NHsdMcwi chromosome 19, GRCr8, whole genome shotgun sequence genome:
- the LOC134483278 gene encoding disks large homolog 5-like, whose product MFSHLRKHFGRGIVDSGETRVKESGLSSQSNGGQRQDFWGMSNAGRETSSPGTDLREKQAKKEKERLIEELQLITEKRNDLRDRLRFLTERSMKNRPYFRPNPYYEDLERMEEAVMSILHNLEMENTVIHENNQKLKKEITFSRSQKVQDSWNWTHTSKRAS is encoded by the exons atgttttcccatcTTAGGAAGCATTTTGGGAGGGGGatcgtcgattctggagagactagagtgaaggagtctggcctttcgtctcaaagtaatggtGGACAAAGAcaggacttctggggaatgtcAA acgctgggagagaaacatcatcccctggcactgacctaagggagaagcaggccaagaaggaaaaggagaggctgattgaagagctgcagctcattaccgaaaagagaaatgacctgagagatcgcctgaggttcctgacagagagatccatgaagaacag gccctacttcaggccaaatccatattatgaagacctggagagaatggaggaggcggtcatgtcaattctgcacaacttagagatggagaacactgtgatccatgagaacaaccagaagctgaagaaggagattaccttctctag gtctcagaaagtgcaagacagctggaattggacacataccagtaagagagcttcctga